A section of the Candidatus Moraniibacteriota bacterium genome encodes:
- the polA gene encoding DNA polymerase I, which yields MTSQRKLLVLLDGNALVHRSYHALPPMATKAGQSVHAVYGFALTLFSVIEKFKPDYIAASFDLPGGTFRDELYADYKATRVRAPDDLYAQIPIVKELVQAMNIPIYELPGFEADDCVGTLSKQGEAAGVETIIVTGDTDTLQLVTDRVKVYTLRKGLKDMVLYGISEVTAKYGFSPERLVDYKGLRGDASDNIPGVKGIGEKGATDLIQEFGSLEDIYAALEKVKPKVREKLEADRDMALLSKRLGTIDTAAPVTLSLDECATHDFDQAKIEAFLRSLDFFSLIKRIPGSNEQPATNNQQQGKAKKKDIKKTRRITDADALEAWLKNVQHEVLAIVLQEKETSLFGTAGIESVGLATSGLAVEVTWNEATEPALKDFLADTQRPKIAVDSKAMMHTLAAVGARLGGVAEDILLLAYILQAGRRSDIETLVVEESGADWASLSLPEKAKTVRAIALSFREKLEALAIEQGGEHTVTTLLQDIELPLVPVLFEMERAGVLLDPDVFVILSQEIDASVQSLEKEIYKFAGKEFNLNSPKQLAEVLFGDLAIPAEGIKKNKTGYSTASTELEKLRADYPIVKLVEEYRETFKLKTTYVDVLPGLVKSDGRIHTTYDQAVAATGRLSSVDPNLQNIPIRTTLGARIRDGFIAAPGKKLVGADYSQIELRIAAHLSGDENMTRAFRDGEDIHRTTAALVHGVDPAEVSDSLRREAKALNFGIIYGMGAYGLAQATDMDQKQAAQFIKDYLAKFSGVAKYMEDMKKFAHEHGYVETALGRRRTLPEIQSTNQALVRGAERMAINMPIQGLAADIMKLAMLAVHRLTESKYASSAKLLLQIHDELIAEVDEQDAVAFAADLKLAMESVYKLSVPLAVSVEIGDNWGEI from the coding sequence ATGACGAGTCAAAGAAAGCTATTAGTACTTCTGGACGGTAATGCCTTGGTACATCGGTCGTATCATGCGTTGCCGCCGATGGCGACCAAGGCGGGGCAGTCAGTGCATGCGGTGTATGGTTTCGCACTGACGCTGTTTTCGGTCATCGAGAAATTCAAGCCGGACTACATCGCGGCGTCATTCGATCTGCCCGGTGGGACATTTCGCGATGAGCTGTATGCGGACTACAAGGCGACCCGGGTGAGAGCGCCCGATGATTTGTATGCGCAGATCCCGATCGTGAAGGAATTGGTCCAGGCGATGAATATCCCGATTTACGAGCTGCCGGGATTTGAGGCGGATGACTGTGTCGGGACACTGTCGAAACAGGGGGAAGCGGCGGGTGTCGAGACGATCATCGTGACAGGGGACACCGATACGCTGCAGCTCGTGACGGATCGGGTGAAAGTGTACACGCTTAGGAAGGGACTGAAAGACATGGTGCTCTATGGCATCTCCGAAGTGACAGCGAAGTACGGCTTCTCGCCCGAGCGACTCGTCGACTACAAGGGCCTGCGCGGTGATGCATCGGACAATATCCCCGGCGTGAAGGGTATCGGCGAAAAGGGTGCGACCGACTTGATCCAGGAATTCGGTTCGCTCGAAGACATCTATGCGGCGCTGGAGAAAGTGAAGCCGAAGGTGCGGGAGAAGTTGGAAGCTGATCGCGACATGGCGCTGTTGTCGAAGCGGCTGGGGACAATCGATACGGCGGCGCCGGTGACGCTCTCCTTGGATGAATGTGCGACGCATGATTTCGACCAGGCGAAGATCGAGGCCTTCCTCCGTTCGCTCGATTTCTTCAGTCTCATAAAGCGCATTCCGGGAAGTAACGAGCAACCAGCAACTAACAACCAACAACAGGGAAAGGCAAAAAAGAAAGACATTAAAAAAACAAGGCGTATTACGGATGCGGACGCGCTCGAAGCCTGGCTGAAAAATGTTCAGCACGAAGTGCTCGCGATTGTCTTGCAGGAGAAGGAAACATCGCTCTTCGGTACGGCAGGTATCGAATCAGTCGGGCTGGCCACGTCGGGCCTGGCGGTTGAAGTTACCTGGAACGAGGCGACCGAGCCGGCCCTCAAGGATTTCTTGGCCGATACGCAGCGACCGAAGATCGCTGTCGATAGCAAAGCCATGATGCATACGCTCGCGGCGGTCGGGGCGCGACTCGGCGGAGTAGCCGAAGACATACTCCTCCTGGCCTATATCCTGCAGGCCGGCCGGCGTTCCGATATCGAGACACTTGTTGTCGAGGAGAGCGGTGCAGATTGGGCCAGCCTTTCGCTCCCAGAAAAAGCGAAAACAGTCAGGGCCATCGCATTGTCGTTTCGAGAGAAACTCGAGGCATTGGCCATTGAACAAGGCGGTGAACATACGGTCACGACCCTCCTTCAGGATATCGAGCTTCCGCTGGTGCCGGTTTTGTTCGAGATGGAGCGAGCAGGTGTTCTCTTGGACCCGGATGTCTTCGTGATTCTGTCTCAGGAAATCGATGCGTCGGTGCAGTCGCTGGAAAAAGAAATCTACAAATTTGCGGGCAAAGAATTTAATTTGAATTCGCCGAAGCAACTTGCTGAAGTGCTCTTTGGCGACCTGGCCATCCCCGCGGAGGGGATCAAGAAAAATAAGACGGGGTACTCGACCGCTTCGACCGAGCTCGAGAAGCTGCGTGCCGACTATCCGATTGTGAAGCTCGTCGAGGAGTATCGCGAGACTTTCAAGTTGAAGACGACGTATGTCGATGTCTTACCGGGGCTGGTGAAATCCGATGGCCGGATCCATACGACGTACGATCAGGCCGTGGCGGCGACGGGGCGACTATCATCCGTCGATCCCAACCTGCAGAATATCCCGATCCGCACGACACTCGGTGCGCGCATCCGTGACGGCTTCATCGCCGCTCCGGGGAAGAAGCTTGTCGGTGCCGACTATTCGCAGATCGAGCTCCGCATCGCGGCCCATCTCTCGGGGGACGAGAACATGACGCGAGCTTTCCGTGACGGTGAGGACATTCATCGCACGACCGCTGCACTCGTGCACGGTGTGGATCCAGCCGAAGTGAGCGACAGCCTCCGGCGTGAAGCGAAAGCGCTCAATTTTGGCATCATTTACGGCATGGGCGCCTACGGACTGGCGCAGGCGACCGACATGGACCAGAAGCAAGCGGCGCAGTTCATCAAAGACTATCTGGCGAAGTTTTCCGGTGTCGCAAAGTACATGGAGGACATGAAAAAATTCGCTCACGAGCATGGCTATGTCGAGACTGCGCTCGGTCGCCGCCGGACGCTCCCGGAAATCCAATCGACCAATCAGGCACTCGTCCGCGGTGCAGAGCGCATGGCGATCAATATGCCGATCCAGGGATTGGCGGCGGATATCATGAAACTCGCAATGCTTGCGGTACATCGACTCACAGAGTCCAAGTATGCAAGTTCAGCCAAACTCCTCCTCCAGATTCATGATGAGCTTATCGCTGAAGTCGATGAACAGGATGCGGTGGCTTTCGCGGCTGATCTCAAGCTCGCGATGGAGAGTGTCTACAAG